One genomic segment of Pandoraea sputorum includes these proteins:
- a CDS encoding MFS transporter, whose amino-acid sequence MSSAQISNAPDASRATPRPQPALSARLILLLATGTGLTVASLYYAQPMLGIMTVDIHAANTTVGWVPTLTQLGYALGILLLVPMGDIIDRRRIVLVKGAILTLALLLAAFAPGIGTLLVASLAIGLTATMAQDIVPAAATLAPESIRGRVVGTVMTGLLLGILLSRVVSGFVAQNFGWRAMYVVAAISVAGFGVVAWRSLPSFHPTTQMSYRQLIGSVASLWRRHPALRRAAFAQGLLSVGFSAFWSTLAVMLHEAPFHLGAAAAGAFGLAGAAGALGAPIAGRIADKKGPQIVTRLGAGLVAVSFAAMLFAPLLSPHAQLWLIGLGAIGFDLGVQVALISHQTIVYGIEPPARSRLNAVLFVCVFIGMSLGSVLGSQALAHWGWTGVASLAMLSALGALAVRMWPGTTSAH is encoded by the coding sequence ATGAGTTCCGCGCAAATTTCGAACGCCCCCGACGCGAGCCGTGCGACGCCCCGGCCGCAGCCGGCGCTGTCCGCACGACTGATTCTGTTGCTGGCAACGGGCACGGGCCTGACCGTCGCCTCGCTGTACTACGCACAACCGATGCTCGGCATCATGACCGTCGACATCCACGCGGCCAACACGACCGTGGGATGGGTGCCGACACTCACCCAACTCGGTTACGCCCTTGGGATTCTGCTGCTCGTGCCGATGGGCGACATCATCGACCGCCGCCGCATCGTGCTCGTCAAGGGCGCGATTCTGACGCTGGCCTTGCTGCTGGCGGCCTTTGCCCCGGGCATCGGCACCTTGCTCGTCGCGAGTCTCGCCATCGGTCTGACGGCGACGATGGCGCAGGACATCGTGCCTGCGGCCGCCACCCTCGCCCCAGAGTCGATCCGGGGACGTGTGGTCGGCACCGTGATGACCGGCCTGCTGCTCGGGATTTTGCTGTCCCGCGTGGTGTCGGGCTTCGTCGCACAGAATTTCGGATGGCGGGCGATGTATGTGGTCGCAGCCATCAGCGTCGCGGGGTTCGGTGTGGTGGCGTGGCGCAGCCTGCCGTCGTTCCATCCGACGACGCAGATGTCCTATCGCCAACTGATCGGCTCGGTCGCGAGTCTGTGGCGTCGTCACCCGGCACTGCGCCGGGCAGCCTTCGCACAGGGCTTGCTGTCGGTCGGCTTCAGCGCGTTCTGGTCGACGCTGGCCGTGATGCTGCACGAAGCGCCGTTCCATCTGGGCGCAGCCGCCGCCGGTGCGTTCGGTCTGGCCGGTGCCGCCGGTGCGCTCGGTGCGCCGATTGCCGGTCGTATCGCGGACAAGAAGGGCCCTCAGATCGTGACGCGCCTCGGTGCAGGCCTTGTCGCCGTGTCGTTCGCCGCGATGCTGTTCGCCCCGCTGTTGAGCCCGCATGCCCAGTTGTGGCTGATCGGTCTGGGCGCCATCGGCTTCGACCTTGGCGTGCAGGTCGCCCTGATCTCGCATCAGACCATCGTGTACGGGATCGAACCGCCTGCCCGCAGCCGTCTGAACGCAGTGTTGTTCGTCTGTGTGTTCATCGGCATGTCGCTCGGTTCGGTGCTCGGCTCGCAGGCGCTGGCGCATTGGGGCTGGACGGGCGTCGCATCGCTCGCCATGCTGTCCGCGCTCGGTGCGCTGGCCGTGCGGATGTGGCCGGGCACGACGTCGGCACACTGA
- a CDS encoding LysR family transcriptional regulator, which translates to MTEPLDPPSSASPSALRPGGADRVELMQTFVRIVESGSLSAAAAQLGTTQPTVSRRLQMLERSLGLRLLQRSTHRMKLTEDGERCFARAKELVTSWEAFEADLRGTGAEPEGTLRVLVPHAFGQDMMIGPLADFLDRYTGMKVHWFLQDREPDFIAEGIDCAIHVGELQDPSNVAILLTDVPRIVVASPDLLRGRPMPEHPSELTAFPWLALTTFYRTDITLTHRETHESERITFDPRMSTDNLFALRSAALRCLGVGVASAWVMAEDIAQGRLIQLVPKWRSTPLPMYLLYPYAKYYPARLRRFVEAMRIAIPTVIEDEQRKIR; encoded by the coding sequence ATGACAGAGCCACTCGATCCCCCGTCCTCCGCATCGCCTTCGGCCCTCAGACCCGGCGGCGCCGATCGCGTCGAACTGATGCAGACCTTCGTGCGCATCGTTGAATCCGGCAGCCTGTCGGCGGCGGCGGCGCAGCTTGGCACCACGCAGCCGACCGTCAGCCGACGGCTGCAAATGCTGGAGCGCTCACTGGGCCTGCGACTGCTTCAGCGCTCGACCCATCGCATGAAGCTCACCGAAGACGGCGAGCGTTGTTTCGCGCGCGCCAAGGAGCTTGTGACCAGTTGGGAGGCGTTCGAGGCCGATCTGCGCGGCACGGGGGCCGAGCCGGAGGGGACGCTGCGCGTGCTGGTGCCGCACGCGTTCGGGCAGGACATGATGATCGGGCCGCTGGCCGACTTTCTCGATCGCTACACCGGGATGAAGGTGCACTGGTTTTTGCAGGATCGCGAGCCGGACTTCATTGCCGAGGGCATCGATTGCGCGATTCACGTGGGCGAATTGCAAGATCCGTCGAACGTCGCGATCCTGCTGACCGACGTGCCGCGCATCGTCGTGGCGTCGCCCGACTTGCTCCGGGGGCGCCCGATGCCCGAACATCCCTCGGAACTGACGGCGTTTCCGTGGCTCGCACTCACCACGTTCTATCGGACGGACATCACGCTGACGCATCGCGAGACGCACGAGAGCGAGCGCATCACATTCGACCCGCGCATGAGTACGGACAATCTGTTCGCGTTGCGCAGTGCCGCATTGCGTTGTCTGGGCGTGGGCGTGGCGTCGGCGTGGGTGATGGCCGAAGACATCGCGCAGGGACGTCTGATTCAACTCGTGCCGAAATGGCGCTCGACGCCGCTGCCGATGTATCTCTTGTACCCGTACGCGAAGTATTACCCCGCGCGTCTGCGCCGTTTCGTCGAAGCGATGCGCATCGCGATTCCGACCGTGATCGAGGATGAGCAGCGCAAGATTCGCTGA